The Pseudomonadota bacterium sequence ACATAGATATCTATATTGACACCCCAACATATCTATTATAACATTCTTAACGTTCTGATATCTCGGCACTATTTATCACTATAAGGAGACCAGATGAAAGATCTATCCAGGACAAATCAGGAATTAATCGAAGAGATATCCTTATTAAAACAGAGAATCCAGGAACTCGAACAATCGGAACCAGAACGCAAGCGCGCCGAGGAGGCTTTGCGGGAGAGCGAAGACAAGTTTCGAAGCCTTGTTGAGCGATCTAATGTGAGTGTTTACCTTATACAGGATGGAGTGTTCAGGTATTCCAATGCATGCTTTGCCGAAATGCTGGGATATACCGTCGAAGAGATGATCGACAAGATAACCCCGGAGGATATAGTCTTCCCCGAGGACTATCGAAGTTTCTCGGCGGAGAATATACGGAAGAGACTGGCCGGGGAGGTTGAATCCATCCGTTACGAGGTAAGGCTCGTAACAAAGAATGGTGAAATCAGATACGTTGAGGCCCATGGTTCCCGTACCGCCTATCAAGGGCGACCTGCTGTGATTGGGACCATAGTGGACATCACAGATCGCAAACATGCCGAGGAGACGCTCTATGAAAGCGAGCAACAGTACAAGACGGTATTTAAAAACACCGGTGCAGCCACCGTTATTATCGAGGCAGACACCATAATCAGCCTTTGTAACGCTGAGTTTGAACGTCTTTCCGGATATACCAGAAATGAAATCGAGGGTAAGAAAAGCTGGACCGAATTCGTGGTCAGGGAAGACCTGGAGCGTATGGTTACCCAGCACCGCATGCGAAGGGAGAACCATGACCAGGCCCTGCAGAGGTATGAATTCCGGTTTGTTCCACGGACCGGAGAGATACGCAACATCTATCTTGTTATCGACACCATTTATGGCACAGAGAAGAGTGTGGCCTCCTTAATAGATATCACCGACCGCAAGCAGGCCGAGGAGGAACTGCGGGAGAGCGAGGATAAATACCGTACATTGATTGAAACAACCGACACAGGCTTTGTTATTATTGATAAGGATGGCTTAGTGCTTGATGCAAATCTCGAATATGTGCGTCTTACCGGACACCATGATTTGAGCGAAATAGTCGGCAGAAGCGTCATAGAATGGACTGCCGATTATGAAAAAGGAAAAAATGCAGCGGCAATCAAAACCGCCTTTGAGAAAGGATACATAAGAAACCTGGAAGTTGACTACGTGGATTCAAAAGGCAACATTACCCCCATTGAGATCAATGCAACATCCATGGAAATAGAGGGAAAAATACAAACTATAACGATATGTCGCGACATCACCGACCGTAAGCGGGTAGATGAAGCTCTCCGGGAAAGCGAATCAAAGTTTCGCGCTCTTGCCGAAAACAGCCCCGCGGTGATTTTTGTTATTCAAGGAGAAAAGTACATTTACACAAACCCTGCTTTCACTGCAATAACAGGATATACCCCAGAGGATCTCTCTTCAATGAATTTCTGGGATTTGATCTCCCCTGACATGCGTGAATTGGTAATGACAAGGGGTATTGCACGTCAAAAAATGGAAGATATTCCTCCACGATATGATTTGAAGTTTATCACGAAATCCGGCGAGGAAAGGTACGGTAACTTCAGTGCGGCGTTCATTGAATTTCAACATAGGCCGGCAATATTAGGATCCGTGTTGGATATAACGGAGCGTAAAAGAATGGAGGAAGCATTAAAAGATAGTGAGGAAAAGTACCGGAATATCTTTGAAAATGCTGTAGAAGGAATATACCAGTCAACCCCCGGGGGTCGATTTATCAGTGTCAATCCGGCAATGGCAAGAATGTGTGGTTATACATCACCAGAAGACATGATCACAAAAATTACCGACATAGCACAACAACACTATGTCAATCCACAAGAACGGGAAATATTCAAGGAAATCATGACAAGACATGGAACCTCAGATAATTTTGAGCACCAAATATATTGCAAGGATGGTATTCTTATTTGGGTCTCAACGAATTCGAGGGTTGTTCGGGACACAGAGGGCGCTATACTCTATTATGAAGGTACCTATGAGAACATTACCGAGAGAAGGCTGGCAGACAAGCAACTACGAAGCGAAAGAGAGACCTTTTTCTCAATTCTCCATAATGCGCCGTACGGGATATTTGTGAACGATCCCAATGGAGGGCTTCTCCTCGTTAACTCTGAGGCAAGCAATATTACGGGTTACGCGAAAGAAGACATACCAACGGGGAAAGTTTTGTTCAACAAAATGTATCCTGATCCTGAGTATAGAAAAAACATCATACGGACATG is a genomic window containing:
- a CDS encoding PAS domain S-box protein; its protein translation is MKDLSRTNQELIEEISLLKQRIQELEQSEPERKRAEEALRESEDKFRSLVERSNVSVYLIQDGVFRYSNACFAEMLGYTVEEMIDKITPEDIVFPEDYRSFSAENIRKRLAGEVESIRYEVRLVTKNGEIRYVEAHGSRTAYQGRPAVIGTIVDITDRKHAEETLYESEQQYKTVFKNTGAATVIIEADTIISLCNAEFERLSGYTRNEIEGKKSWTEFVVREDLERMVTQHRMRRENHDQALQRYEFRFVPRTGEIRNIYLVIDTIYGTEKSVASLIDITDRKQAEEELRESEDKYRTLIETTDTGFVIIDKDGLVLDANLEYVRLTGHHDLSEIVGRSVIEWTADYEKGKNAAAIKTAFEKGYIRNLEVDYVDSKGNITPIEINATSMEIEGKIQTITICRDITDRKRVDEALRESESKFRALAENSPAVIFVIQGEKYIYTNPAFTAITGYTPEDLSSMNFWDLISPDMRELVMTRGIARQKMEDIPPRYDLKFITKSGEERYGNFSAAFIEFQHRPAILGSVLDITERKRMEEALKDSEEKYRNIFENAVEGIYQSTPGGRFISVNPAMARMCGYTSPEDMITKITDIAQQHYVNPQEREIFKEIMTRHGTSDNFEHQIYCKDGILIWVSTNSRVVRDTEGAILYYEGTYENITERRLADKQLRSERETFFSILHNAPYGIFVNDPNGGLLLVNSEASNITGYAKEDIPTGKVLFNKMYPDPEYRKNIIRTWIKDVSTKSIDRTFSVHCKDGAVKDLEFRTFRLPDGKAVTMFSDITDRKRAEEEKRNLQSQLIQSQKMEAVGTLAGGIAHDFNNILTALMGYATLMQMKMDKENPLRPYVDQILSASQKAADLTQSLLAFSRQQPVTLVPLDINNTIKVTKKLLKRVLTEDIELRTSLTHDDTIVMADKSQMDQILFNLVANARDAMPKGGKLTIETSIATVDNTFIVMHGFGEPGRYVLINVSDTGMGMDEATKEKIFDPFFTTKEVGKGTGLGLATVYGIVKQHNGYITVDSTPNQGSTFRIYLPAVKMMVDETQDMTTPVTKGKEIILIAEDNEEVRRFMREALQQYGYTIIEASDGEDAVDKFKQHRDIDLIVVDSVMPKKNGREVYEEIRGINPHIKVLFMSGYTKDVVLNKGIEDKEFDFIAKPLSLNRLLQKVREVLDR